A genomic window from Klebsiella quasipneumoniae subsp. quasipneumoniae includes:
- a CDS encoding carbohydrate kinase family protein, protein MERKGIIAAGNMLVDHVHQIRQWPERGWLVEIIHSERATGGAPLNVLLTLAKMHAGLPLQAVGLIGEDNDGDYITAMLDQYHINRQLVQRTSSAPTSMTQVMTDAEGQRTFFHSPGANRLLDLPAFEPLDAPLKIFHLGYLLLLESLDRPDEEYGTRSARLLAQMRERGYEVSLDLVSRKGDPRYRPLVLPALAHLDYLTINELEASEFSGLEIRLPNGEPHVAHIARAASALLDAGVRQRVVIHCPEGAWGVSRTEAGRWVPSWRLPPEEIVGSVGAGDAFCAGLLYGSHERWPLTDSLQLAHACARASLQAANAIDGAKTLSELQAFIQLQNSERG, encoded by the coding sequence ATGGAACGCAAAGGCATCATTGCCGCAGGCAACATGCTGGTCGATCATGTTCACCAGATCAGACAGTGGCCGGAGCGCGGCTGGCTGGTGGAAATTATTCACAGCGAACGCGCCACCGGCGGCGCGCCGCTGAATGTCCTGCTGACCCTGGCCAAAATGCACGCCGGACTGCCGCTGCAGGCGGTCGGCCTGATTGGCGAGGATAACGATGGCGACTACATTACCGCCATGCTCGATCAGTACCATATCAATCGCCAGCTTGTGCAGCGCACCAGCTCCGCCCCCACCTCAATGACTCAGGTGATGACCGACGCCGAAGGCCAGCGCACCTTCTTTCACTCTCCCGGCGCCAACCGCCTGCTTGACCTTCCGGCCTTTGAGCCGCTGGATGCGCCGCTGAAAATTTTCCATCTCGGCTATCTGCTGCTGCTTGAGAGTCTCGATCGCCCCGACGAAGAGTACGGCACCCGCAGCGCGCGGTTGCTGGCGCAGATGCGCGAGCGAGGCTATGAGGTTTCCCTCGATCTGGTGTCGCGCAAGGGCGACCCGCGCTACCGCCCGCTGGTCCTGCCGGCGCTGGCGCATCTTGACTACCTGACCATCAATGAGCTGGAAGCCAGCGAGTTTAGCGGGCTGGAGATTCGTCTACCCAACGGCGAGCCGCACGTCGCCCATATCGCCCGCGCCGCCAGCGCATTGCTTGACGCAGGCGTGCGCCAGCGAGTGGTGATCCACTGTCCGGAGGGGGCATGGGGCGTCTCCCGTACCGAAGCCGGGCGCTGGGTACCGTCATGGCGGCTACCGCCGGAGGAGATTGTCGGCAGCGTCGGCGCCGGAGATGCCTTCTGCGCCGGCCTGCTGTACGGCAGCCACGAACGCTGGCCGTTAACCGACAGTCTGCAGCTGGCTCATGCCTGCGCCCGCGCCAGCCTGCAGGCCGCCAATGCGATCGACGGCGCCAAAACGCTCTCTGAGCTGCAGGCGTTTATTCAGTTGCAGAATAGTGAGAGGGGTTAA
- a CDS encoding ABC transporter substrate-binding protein, with protein sequence MRLKPIVTALCAGALLAASPFASAKELKAIGVTVGDLANPFFVQITKGAELEARKLAGDNVKVTLVSSGYDLGQQVAQIDNFIAARVDMIILNAADSKGIGPAVKRAKEAGIVVVAVDVAAEGADATITSDNTQAGELACKYISDRLNNKGNVVIINGPPVSAVQNRVEGCETEFKKHPDIKILSSNQNAKGSREGGLEVMTSLLAANPKIDGVFAINDPTAIGADLAAKQAQRSEFFIVGVDGSPDGEEALKRKNSLFVATPAQDPQVMAAKAVEIGYNILQGKPAPTAPVLIPVTMIDKNNVSSYKGWTVK encoded by the coding sequence ATGCGTTTAAAACCGATAGTCACCGCGCTGTGTGCTGGCGCGCTGCTGGCCGCCTCCCCCTTTGCGTCGGCCAAAGAGCTGAAAGCGATAGGCGTGACGGTGGGCGACCTTGCCAACCCGTTTTTTGTGCAGATCACCAAGGGCGCGGAGCTGGAAGCCCGCAAGCTGGCGGGGGATAACGTCAAAGTGACGCTGGTCTCCAGCGGCTACGACCTGGGCCAGCAGGTGGCGCAGATCGACAACTTTATCGCCGCCAGGGTCGATATGATTATCCTCAACGCCGCCGATTCGAAAGGCATTGGCCCGGCGGTGAAGCGGGCCAAAGAGGCCGGGATCGTGGTGGTGGCGGTTGACGTTGCCGCCGAAGGGGCCGACGCCACCATCACCTCCGATAACACCCAGGCGGGCGAGCTGGCCTGTAAATACATTAGCGACCGTCTGAACAACAAAGGCAACGTGGTGATCATCAACGGGCCGCCGGTCTCCGCCGTACAAAACCGCGTCGAAGGCTGCGAAACGGAGTTCAAAAAACACCCGGATATTAAAATTTTGTCCTCCAACCAGAACGCGAAAGGCAGCCGGGAAGGCGGACTGGAGGTGATGACCTCCCTGCTGGCGGCCAATCCGAAGATTGACGGCGTGTTCGCGATCAACGATCCGACGGCGATTGGCGCCGATCTGGCGGCGAAACAGGCGCAGCGCAGCGAGTTCTTCATCGTCGGCGTCGACGGCAGCCCGGACGGCGAAGAGGCGCTGAAGCGTAAGAACTCGCTGTTCGTCGCGACGCCGGCGCAGGATCCGCAGGTGATGGCGGCGAAGGCGGTGGAAATTGGCTACAACATCCTGCAGGGCAAACCGGCCCCAACCGCGCCGGTGCTGATCCCGGTGACCATGATCGACAAAAACAACGTCAGCTCTTACAAAGGCTGGACCGTGAAATAA
- a CDS encoding ABC transporter permease subunit has protein sequence MSIPKETSAPVATSASAKKMLMGDLMQTVGILPILILIVAVFGFIAPNFFTESNLLNITRQASINIVLAAGMTFIILTGGIDLSVGSILGTTAVAAMVVSLIPELALLSIPAALMLGLLLGLFNGALVAFAGLPPFIVTLGTYTALRGAAYLLADGTTVINSDISFEWIGNDYLGPVPWLVVIALAVIAVCWFILRRTTLGVHIYAVGGNMQAARLTGIKVWLVLLFVYGMSGLLSGLGGVMSASRLYSANGNLGVGYELDAIAAVILGGTSFVGGIGTITGTLVGALIIATLNNGMTLMGVSYFWQLVIKGAVIIIAVLIDKYRTRHHQSA, from the coding sequence ATGAGCATACCGAAAGAGACCTCCGCGCCGGTCGCGACATCCGCTTCGGCGAAAAAAATGCTGATGGGCGACCTGATGCAGACCGTCGGCATTCTGCCGATCCTCATCCTGATCGTCGCCGTTTTCGGCTTTATCGCCCCCAACTTCTTCACGGAAAGCAATCTGCTGAATATCACCCGCCAGGCCTCGATCAACATTGTGCTGGCGGCGGGAATGACCTTCATCATCCTCACCGGCGGCATTGACCTCTCCGTCGGCTCCATTCTCGGCACCACCGCGGTGGCGGCAATGGTGGTCTCGCTGATCCCGGAGTTGGCGTTGCTGTCGATTCCGGCGGCGCTGATGCTCGGCCTGCTGCTTGGGCTGTTCAACGGCGCGCTGGTGGCCTTCGCCGGGCTACCGCCGTTTATCGTCACCCTCGGCACCTATACGGCGCTGCGCGGCGCCGCCTATCTGCTGGCCGACGGCACCACGGTAATCAACTCCGATATCAGCTTCGAGTGGATCGGCAATGACTACCTCGGCCCGGTGCCGTGGCTGGTGGTCATCGCCCTGGCGGTTATCGCGGTGTGCTGGTTTATCCTGCGCCGAACCACCCTTGGGGTGCATATCTACGCGGTGGGCGGCAACATGCAGGCGGCGCGGCTGACCGGCATCAAAGTCTGGCTGGTGCTGCTGTTTGTCTATGGCATGAGCGGCCTGCTCTCCGGCCTTGGCGGGGTGATGAGCGCCTCCCGGCTGTACAGCGCCAACGGCAACCTCGGGGTCGGCTACGAGCTGGACGCCATCGCCGCGGTCATTCTCGGCGGCACCAGCTTCGTCGGCGGCATCGGCACCATCACCGGTACGCTGGTGGGGGCGCTGATTATCGCCACCCTCAATAACGGTATGACCCTGATGGGGGTCTCCTACTTCTGGCAACTGGTGATCAAAGGGGCGGTGATCATCATTGCGGTGCTGATCGACAAATACCGTACCCGACACCATCAAAGTGCATAA
- a CDS encoding sugar ABC transporter ATP-binding protein, with protein sequence MTATPVLEMRHIAKAFGKFYALKGVDLTVWPGEIHALMGENGAGKSTLMKILAGAYTATSGEILIDGKPQTIRGPKDALAAGITLIYQEMQLAPNLTVAENIFLGSELARGGLVQRKAMLSQAQAVIDRLGAQFKASDRVMTLTIAEQQQVEIARALHRQSRILVMDEPTAALSSRETQRLFDLILRLRDEGMAIIYISHRMAEVYELSDRVSVLRDGQYVGSLVRDKLNAPELVRMMVGRPLSDLFNKARDIPRGQPRLRVEDLTDGGKVKPSSLVVHAGEIVGLAGLVGAGRSELAQLIFGVRKATGGVIEIDGEPVVIHSPREAIDHGIGFLTENRKEQGLFLELAAQENITMATLERDATWGMLNRRKAQTISDDAIQLLNIRVPHAQVRAGGLSGGNQQKLLISRWVAIGPRILILDEPTRGVDVGAKSEIYRIMNDMARQGVAILMISSELPEVVGMSDRVYVMREGTIAGELQSGDISQEQIMTLATGVNDSHLKAGQL encoded by the coding sequence ATGACCGCCACCCCGGTACTGGAAATGCGCCATATCGCCAAAGCTTTTGGCAAATTCTACGCGCTGAAGGGCGTCGACCTGACGGTCTGGCCCGGCGAGATCCATGCCCTGATGGGGGAAAACGGCGCCGGAAAAAGCACACTGATGAAGATCCTCGCCGGCGCCTATACCGCCACCAGCGGCGAGATCCTGATCGACGGGAAACCGCAAACGATCCGCGGCCCCAAGGACGCGCTGGCCGCCGGGATCACGTTGATCTACCAGGAGATGCAGCTGGCGCCGAACCTGACCGTCGCGGAAAACATCTTCCTCGGCAGCGAGCTGGCGCGCGGTGGCCTGGTGCAGCGCAAAGCGATGCTCAGCCAGGCGCAGGCGGTGATCGACCGTCTCGGCGCCCAGTTCAAGGCCAGCGACCGGGTGATGACCCTGACCATCGCCGAACAGCAGCAGGTGGAGATCGCCCGCGCTCTGCACCGTCAAAGCCGCATTCTGGTGATGGATGAACCCACCGCCGCCCTCTCCTCGCGAGAAACCCAGCGCCTGTTCGACCTCATCCTGCGCCTGCGTGACGAGGGGATGGCGATCATCTATATCAGCCACCGTATGGCGGAAGTGTATGAGCTCTCCGACCGGGTCAGCGTCCTGCGCGATGGGCAGTATGTCGGCAGCCTGGTGCGCGACAAGCTCAATGCGCCGGAGCTGGTGCGCATGATGGTCGGCCGTCCGCTCAGCGATCTGTTCAATAAAGCGCGCGATATTCCCCGCGGCCAGCCGCGCCTGCGGGTCGAAGACCTGACCGATGGCGGCAAGGTTAAGCCCAGCAGCCTGGTGGTGCATGCTGGCGAAATCGTCGGCCTCGCCGGGCTGGTCGGCGCCGGACGCTCCGAGCTGGCGCAGCTGATCTTTGGCGTGCGCAAAGCCACCGGCGGGGTGATCGAGATCGACGGCGAGCCGGTGGTGATCCACTCGCCGCGCGAAGCCATCGACCATGGAATCGGCTTTCTGACCGAAAATCGCAAAGAGCAGGGCCTGTTTCTCGAACTGGCGGCCCAGGAAAACATCACCATGGCGACGCTGGAGCGCGACGCGACCTGGGGGATGCTCAATCGCCGTAAGGCGCAAACTATTTCCGATGACGCCATCCAGCTGCTGAACATCCGCGTGCCTCACGCCCAGGTGCGCGCCGGCGGACTGTCCGGCGGCAACCAGCAGAAGCTGTTAATTTCGCGCTGGGTGGCGATTGGCCCACGCATTCTGATCCTCGATGAACCCACCCGCGGCGTCGACGTCGGCGCGAAAAGCGAGATTTACCGCATCATGAACGACATGGCGCGCCAGGGCGTCGCTATTCTGATGATCTCCAGCGAACTGCCTGAAGTGGTGGGCATGAGCGACCGGGTCTATGTGATGCGCGAAGGGACTATCGCCGGCGAGCTGCAGTCCGGCGATATCAGCCAGGAACAGATCATGACGCTGGCCACCGGCGTGAACGATTCTCACCTTAAGGCAGGGCAACTATGA